The Flavobacterium praedii genome window below encodes:
- a CDS encoding flavin reductase family protein, which produces MKNISKETISQMDKIEKLNLINSCTGFKSANLIATKSIEGNTNVAIFSSVTHLGSSPSLVGFIVRPTSVPRDTYKNIMETGFFTINHITVDMIADAHHTSANYDSGISEFDKTNLEEEYKDGFNIPFVKGSPVQLYCKYVNEYFIKENDTIHIIASIEHVFFDEALEHKDGWLQLDKGNIVALNGVDGYFLPKLIDRFQYARQGVPTKSFPKEKE; this is translated from the coding sequence ATGAAAAATATTTCAAAAGAAACCATTTCACAAATGGATAAGATTGAAAAATTAAATTTAATTAATTCATGTACTGGTTTTAAATCCGCCAATTTAATTGCCACAAAATCTATTGAAGGAAATACCAATGTAGCTATTTTTAGTAGTGTTACCCATCTTGGTAGCAGCCCATCTCTTGTAGGTTTTATTGTACGACCAACCAGTGTTCCTAGAGATACTTATAAAAACATTATGGAAACTGGTTTTTTTACAATTAACCACATAACAGTTGATATGATTGCCGATGCACATCATACCTCTGCCAATTATGATTCTGGTATCTCTGAATTTGACAAAACGAATCTAGAAGAAGAATATAAAGATGGTTTCAATATTCCTTTTGTGAAAGGGAGTCCGGTACAACTCTATTGTAAATATGTAAACGAATACTTCATCAAAGAAAATGATACTATCCATATTATTGCCTCAATTGAACATGTTTTCTTTGATGAAGCTCTGGAGCATAAAGATGGTTGGTTGCAGCTTGATAAAGGAAATATTGTTGCCTTAAATGGTGTTGACGGTTATTTCTTACCTAAACTAATTGATCGTTTTCAATATGCCAGACAAGGAGTTCCTACAAAATCTTTTCCCAAAGAGAAGGAATAA
- the dtd gene encoding D-aminoacyl-tRNA deacylase — protein MKVVIQRVSQASVTVDAKIVADIQKGLLVLVGIEVADAQEDINWLCQKITNLRVFGDENDVMNLSVKDIEGDIIVVSQFTLHASTKKGNRPSYIKASKPEVAIPLYENFVESLEKELGKKVQTGIFGADMKVLLLNDGPVTIQIDSKNKE, from the coding sequence ATGAAAGTTGTTATCCAAAGAGTTTCCCAAGCCTCTGTAACTGTTGATGCTAAAATTGTAGCCGATATTCAAAAAGGGCTATTGGTTTTAGTAGGAATCGAAGTTGCCGATGCGCAAGAAGACATCAATTGGCTTTGCCAAAAAATCACCAATCTTCGTGTTTTTGGAGATGAAAATGACGTAATGAATCTTTCTGTAAAAGATATTGAAGGCGACATTATCGTGGTAAGTCAATTTACTTTACACGCCTCAACCAAAAAAGGAAATCGCCCTTCGTATATAAAAGCTTCAAAACCAGAAGTTGCCATTCCACTATATGAAAATTTCGTAGAATCTTTAGAAAAGGAATTAGGAAAAAAAGTGCAGACCGGTATTTTTGGTGCCGATATGAAAGTATTGTTGCTCAATGATGGTCCAGTAACAATTCAAATAGATAGTAAAAATAAAGAGTAA
- a CDS encoding nucleotide pyrophosphohydrolase produces the protein MNLKNAQLDVDTWIKEHGVRYFNELTNMAQLTEEVGEVARIIARRYGEQSEKESDKNKDLGEELADVVFVVLCLANQTGIDLQAAFDKKMDLKSVRDKDRHKNNDKLK, from the coding sequence ATGAACCTAAAAAATGCCCAGCTAGACGTTGATACGTGGATCAAAGAACACGGAGTTCGCTACTTCAATGAATTGACCAATATGGCGCAACTTACCGAAGAAGTAGGTGAAGTAGCTCGAATTATAGCCCGTCGTTACGGCGAACAATCCGAAAAAGAAAGTGATAAAAACAAAGACCTCGGCGAAGAATTGGCCGATGTTGTTTTTGTGGTATTGTGTTTGGCCAATCAAACCGGAATCGATTTGCAAGCCGCCTTTGATAAAAAGATGGATTTAAAATCCGTTCGAGACAAAGACCGCCACAAAAACAACGATAAACTAAAATAA
- the kynU gene encoding kynureninase, translated as MNFKNTLEFAQQLDAQDHLHKYQDEFIFPKVNDKKVIYFTGNSLGLQPKRTKKYVDEVMNDWANLAVEGHFYAEKPWWDYQERFANPLSKLVGALPNEVTVMNTLTVNLHLLMVSFYRPTAKRYKIICEEKAFPSDQYMFQSQVHFHGYKPEDVIVEIKRREGEHNIRLEDVLSKIEEVGEELALVLIGGVNYYTGQVFDMKTITEAGHKQGAYVGWDLAHAAGNIKLELHDWNVDFAAWCSYKYMNSGPGNASGCFVHEKHHTNKELPRFAGWWGHNKERRFKMEPVFDPVHGAGGWQISNLPILSLAPYLASVEMFDEIGMDQLILKRDSITSYLEFILNEISNEVQGSFEIITPTNPSERACQLSVFLHGEGRSLFDYLMKNGVITDWREPNVIRLAPVPLYTSYEDMFHFGQILKTGILGK; from the coding sequence ATGAATTTCAAAAACACCTTAGAATTTGCGCAACAACTCGATGCGCAAGATCATTTGCATAAATACCAAGACGAATTTATTTTTCCAAAAGTCAATGACAAAAAGGTAATTTATTTCACAGGTAACTCTTTGGGATTGCAACCCAAAAGAACCAAAAAATATGTTGATGAGGTAATGAACGATTGGGCAAACCTCGCTGTTGAAGGCCATTTTTATGCCGAAAAACCTTGGTGGGATTATCAAGAACGTTTTGCTAATCCGTTAAGTAAATTGGTGGGTGCTTTACCAAATGAAGTTACCGTAATGAATACTTTAACGGTAAATCTGCATCTGTTGATGGTTTCGTTTTATAGACCAACAGCAAAACGCTATAAAATTATTTGCGAGGAAAAAGCCTTTCCTTCTGATCAATATATGTTTCAAAGCCAAGTGCATTTTCATGGTTACAAACCCGAAGATGTGATCGTGGAAATAAAACGCCGTGAGGGAGAACATAACATCCGCCTGGAAGATGTTTTATCAAAAATTGAAGAAGTAGGAGAGGAGCTGGCTTTGGTTTTAATTGGTGGAGTGAATTACTACACAGGTCAGGTCTTTGATATGAAAACCATCACCGAAGCGGGACACAAACAAGGAGCTTATGTAGGTTGGGATTTGGCTCACGCCGCTGGAAATATTAAACTAGAACTACACGATTGGAATGTTGATTTTGCAGCTTGGTGCAGTTATAAATACATGAACTCAGGTCCAGGAAATGCTTCTGGTTGTTTTGTGCATGAGAAACATCATACCAATAAAGAGTTGCCTCGATTTGCCGGTTGGTGGGGACACAACAAAGAACGTCGTTTTAAAATGGAGCCTGTTTTTGACCCTGTTCACGGTGCTGGAGGTTGGCAAATCAGTAATTTGCCAATTTTATCATTAGCACCATATTTAGCTTCTGTCGAAATGTTTGACGAAATAGGAATGGACCAATTAATATTAAAAAGAGATTCAATTACCTCTTATTTAGAATTTATTCTGAACGAAATTAGCAATGAAGTGCAAGGTTCCTTTGAAATTATAACCCCAACAAATCCATCAGAAAGAGCATGTCAATTGTCTGTTTTTCTTCATGGAGAAGGACGCAGTTTATTTGATTATTTAATGAAGAACGGAGTAATTACAGACTGGCGTGAACCAAATGTAATCCGTCTAGCACCAGTTCCATTATATACTTCGTATGAAGATATGTTTCATTTTGGACAGATTTTAAAAACAGGAATTTTAGGAAAATAA
- a CDS encoding penicillin acylase family protein, with protein sequence MRNLKRALLFFIFLIIALVGGFFIYRSYQKPNYEGAISLKNIKNQTTVYFDEFGVPHIYAKNTKEAMIALGYVHAQDRLWQMELLRRIVPGRLSEIFGSVALKNDKFFVGLGIEEASQNAILKLDKKSPAYQLTMAYLDGINQYVQEGVTPVEFQLLGIEKQKFTIQDVYNIFGYMSFSFAMAQKTDPLLTDIRNKYGMDYLKDFGLDGKFNTTRIKIAKQRPQEYEAISKSIASLLDQSPVAPFVGSNSWVLSPQKTKNKKVIFANDPHIGFSQPGTWYEAHIETPDFELYGCYLAGAPFPLLGHNREYAYGLTMFENDDVDFYQEINNPKNSNQYRTKNGFKDYEIRKKIIKVKDSSDVVLNIKVSQHGPVMNDLLVGLKSDKPVAMSWIYTQQPIHSIEAIYALSHSKSITDFQKGVALIAAPGLNVMYGDAKGNVGWWATGKLYKHSNAVNTNFILDGSNGKDDTLEYFDFSKNPSAVNPSWNYVYSANNQPESIDGFAYPGYYLPEDRAKRITQLLDAKSYWDRNAVGEMINDNTSIIAPEVVKNLFSALNLKSFSKTETEILHILKTWRGSNNLKDVGPTIYNKWIFLYLKNTFQDELGDEAFKQFLGTHIMKQIVARQIANENSPWWDNVTTKNTKENRSQIITKSFKEAIVALEKQLGENPYDWTWGKVHSVEYQHPIGKVALFRPFFNVGPFEISGSNEVINNQFFDFVDDGFYKVKGGPSSRRVIDFSDIENSWGILPTGQSGNPFSSHYRDQVELYNSGKFRKMKLNKNEIIQSSTKLVFYPLKN encoded by the coding sequence ATGAGAAACCTAAAAAGAGCCTTACTATTTTTTATTTTTTTAATAATTGCCTTAGTTGGCGGTTTCTTTATTTACAGAAGTTATCAAAAGCCTAATTATGAAGGAGCGATTTCTTTAAAAAACATTAAAAATCAAACTACGGTTTATTTTGATGAATTTGGAGTACCTCATATATATGCCAAAAACACAAAAGAGGCCATGATCGCTTTGGGTTATGTACATGCTCAAGACAGGTTATGGCAAATGGAATTGCTCAGACGTATTGTGCCAGGAAGATTGTCTGAAATATTTGGATCGGTTGCCTTGAAGAATGATAAATTTTTTGTGGGTTTAGGAATTGAAGAAGCTTCTCAAAATGCCATTCTTAAATTAGATAAAAAAAGCCCAGCTTATCAATTGACAATGGCATATCTAGACGGAATTAATCAATATGTTCAGGAAGGTGTTACGCCAGTAGAATTTCAGTTATTAGGGATTGAAAAGCAAAAATTTACAATTCAAGATGTGTATAATATTTTTGGATACATGTCTTTTAGTTTTGCAATGGCTCAAAAAACAGATCCTTTATTGACCGATATTCGGAACAAATACGGAATGGATTATCTAAAAGATTTTGGTTTAGATGGTAAATTCAATACAACACGAATTAAAATTGCAAAACAACGTCCTCAAGAATATGAGGCTATTTCTAAGTCTATTGCGTCATTATTAGATCAGTCTCCAGTTGCCCCTTTTGTCGGAAGCAATAGTTGGGTTCTTTCTCCGCAAAAGACAAAGAATAAAAAAGTAATTTTTGCGAATGATCCGCATATAGGGTTTTCGCAACCTGGAACATGGTATGAAGCGCATATTGAAACTCCAGATTTTGAATTGTATGGCTGTTATTTAGCAGGAGCTCCTTTTCCTTTGTTAGGACATAATCGAGAATATGCTTATGGTTTAACCATGTTTGAAAATGATGATGTCGATTTCTATCAAGAAATAAACAATCCTAAAAACAGTAATCAATACCGAACTAAAAACGGATTTAAGGATTATGAAATCAGGAAGAAAATAATAAAAGTGAAAGATTCCTCAGACGTGGTTTTGAATATAAAAGTAAGTCAGCATGGCCCTGTTATGAATGATTTGTTAGTAGGTTTAAAAAGTGATAAACCTGTTGCTATGTCTTGGATTTACACACAACAACCCATTCATAGTATTGAAGCCATTTATGCTCTTTCTCATTCAAAGTCAATTACAGATTTTCAAAAAGGAGTTGCTCTCATTGCTGCTCCAGGACTGAATGTGATGTATGGCGACGCTAAAGGGAACGTGGGTTGGTGGGCAACTGGTAAATTGTATAAACACAGTAATGCTGTGAATACCAATTTTATTCTAGATGGTTCTAATGGAAAAGACGATACTCTAGAGTATTTTGATTTTTCTAAAAATCCATCAGCTGTCAATCCAAGCTGGAATTATGTTTATTCAGCAAACAATCAGCCAGAATCCATTGATGGTTTTGCTTATCCAGGGTATTATTTGCCTGAGGATAGGGCTAAACGAATCACACAATTATTGGATGCAAAATCATACTGGGATCGAAATGCTGTAGGCGAAATGATTAATGATAATACTTCTATTATTGCTCCAGAAGTGGTGAAAAATTTATTTTCGGCTTTAAATTTAAAATCATTTTCTAAAACTGAAACTGAAATATTACATATTTTAAAAACGTGGAGGGGTTCAAATAACTTAAAAGATGTTGGGCCTACTATTTATAACAAATGGATTTTTTTATATCTAAAAAATACTTTTCAAGACGAATTGGGGGATGAAGCATTCAAACAGTTTTTAGGAACTCACATTATGAAACAAATTGTAGCTAGACAAATAGCTAACGAAAATTCACCTTGGTGGGATAATGTTACAACTAAAAACACAAAAGAGAATAGAAGTCAAATTATAACCAAATCGTTTAAAGAAGCAATAGTTGCTTTAGAAAAACAATTAGGAGAAAATCCATATGATTGGACTTGGGGAAAAGTGCATTCAGTAGAATATCAGCATCCAATTGGAAAAGTTGCATTATTTAGACCCTTTTTTAATGTTGGTCCATTTGAAATTTCTGGATCCAATGAAGTGATAAACAATCAGTTTTTTGATTTTGTAGATGATGGATTTTACAAAGTAAAAGGAGGGCCTTCAAGTCGAAGAGTAATAGATTTTTCGGATATTGAAAACAGTTGGGGAATTTTACCAACGGGCCAATCAGGAAATCCATTTAGTTCGCATTATAGAGATCAAGTGGAGTTGTACAATTCTGGAAAATTCAGAAAAATGAAATTGAATAAAAATGAAATTATCCAATCTTCTACAAAATTGGTTTTTTATCCTTTAAAAAATTAA
- the rsgA gene encoding ribosome small subunit-dependent GTPase A, translating to MTGLVYKSTGSWYTVKSEQGDFIECRMKGKFRIKGIKSTNPIAVGDIVDYELEETSDTVTGTIHTIHERKNYIVRKAVNLSHQMHIIASNIDRVFLLVTVNNPPTTFNFIDRFLVTAEAYGIEAILVFNKIDTLDEVTLDEQLYMQHVYQEIGYKCLRVSAAEMKGIDALQELMKGKVSMFSGHSGVGKSTLVNAMEPSLHLKTKTISEASKQGQHTTTFAEMYDLSFGAKIIDTPGIKGFGMVDMDPAEISGYFPEFFKLKDQCKFNNCLHKEEPHCAIKAALERDEIAWSRYNSYLKILEGDDEHYRTDDYNEDRIISDKSRE from the coding sequence ATGACAGGACTCGTTTACAAATCTACAGGAAGTTGGTACACCGTAAAATCGGAACAAGGTGATTTTATAGAATGCCGTATGAAGGGGAAATTCCGAATCAAAGGAATAAAAAGCACCAATCCAATTGCTGTGGGCGATATTGTCGATTATGAACTCGAAGAAACTTCGGATACTGTAACTGGAACCATACATACTATTCACGAAAGAAAGAATTACATCGTTCGTAAGGCCGTGAATTTATCGCATCAAATGCATATTATTGCTTCGAATATTGATCGTGTATTTTTATTAGTAACTGTAAATAATCCACCAACCACATTCAATTTTATTGATCGTTTTTTGGTGACTGCTGAAGCGTACGGAATTGAGGCTATTTTGGTATTCAATAAAATCGATACTTTGGATGAGGTAACGCTAGATGAGCAGTTGTATATGCAACATGTCTATCAGGAAATAGGGTACAAATGTTTGAGAGTTTCGGCTGCAGAAATGAAAGGGATTGATGCTTTGCAGGAATTAATGAAAGGAAAAGTGAGTATGTTCTCTGGGCATTCCGGGGTTGGCAAATCGACTTTGGTAAATGCGATGGAGCCTTCTTTGCATCTAAAAACGAAGACTATATCAGAAGCTAGTAAGCAAGGACAACACACCACCACTTTTGCCGAAATGTATGATTTGTCTTTTGGTGCCAAAATTATAGATACTCCCGGTATCAAAGGTTTTGGAATGGTCGATATGGATCCTGCCGAGATTAGCGGTTATTTTCCGGAATTCTTCAAATTAAAAGATCAATGCAAGTTTAACAATTGTTTGCATAAAGAAGAACCACATTGCGCCATAAAAGCTGCGTTGGAAAGAGATGAAATAGCTTGGTCTCGTTACAATAGTTATCTCAAAATTCTCGAAGGTGATGACGAACATTATCGTACAGATGATTACAATGAAGACCGAATCATTAGTGATAAATCTAGAGAATAG
- the aroA gene encoding 3-phosphoshikimate 1-carboxyvinyltransferase, producing the protein MNLLLQSSQLDLQDQIAITGSKSETNRLLLLQALYPNITLANTSNSDDSEVMQKALEGNDEVVDIHHAGTAMRFLTAYFAVNEGREVVLTGSQRMTERPIKVLVEALQQLGAQITYEKEDGYPPIRIIGQKITAHKVSIPANVSSQYISALLLVAPKLENGIELTLVGEITSIPYIKMTLALLNDLDIQTSFVENVITVHPKKVVANKVMTVESDWSSASYFFSLVALAKTATISLTSYKETSLQGDSALVEIYKQMGVASHFEGNKLTLTKQEGFVYSDLNLDLNNTPDIAQTIVVTCLGLGIGCHLTGLHTLKIKETDRLEALRIELTKLGANMSVTNDSLTLLATENINKEIRIDTYNDHRMAMAFAPLGLKVPIIINNADVVSKSYPDFWDDLKKLNFLMIQKWSFT; encoded by the coding sequence ATGAATTTACTGTTACAAAGTTCCCAACTCGATTTACAAGACCAAATTGCCATTACAGGTTCCAAAAGCGAAACCAATAGACTGTTGTTGCTTCAAGCATTGTATCCAAATATTACTCTAGCGAACACTTCCAATTCGGATGACAGTGAGGTAATGCAAAAAGCTTTAGAAGGAAATGATGAAGTTGTAGATATTCACCATGCGGGAACGGCAATGCGTTTCTTAACGGCCTATTTTGCTGTAAACGAAGGTCGAGAAGTAGTGTTAACAGGTTCGCAAAGAATGACCGAACGCCCAATTAAAGTTTTGGTGGAGGCTTTGCAACAATTAGGAGCACAAATCACTTATGAAAAAGAAGATGGGTATCCGCCCATTCGAATCATAGGACAAAAAATTACCGCCCATAAAGTGAGTATTCCTGCTAATGTAAGCAGTCAGTATATATCGGCATTGCTTTTGGTAGCGCCAAAATTAGAAAATGGTATCGAACTGACTTTGGTTGGTGAGATTACATCAATTCCCTATATCAAAATGACCTTAGCTTTGCTAAATGATTTAGATATTCAAACCAGTTTTGTCGAAAATGTAATTACGGTACATCCTAAAAAAGTAGTAGCCAACAAAGTAATGACTGTAGAATCGGATTGGAGTTCGGCTTCTTATTTTTTTAGCTTAGTGGCGCTGGCCAAAACGGCTACTATTTCTTTGACAAGTTACAAAGAAACTAGTTTGCAGGGAGATTCGGCATTGGTTGAAATTTACAAACAAATGGGAGTTGCTTCTCATTTTGAAGGAAACAAACTGACTTTGACCAAACAAGAAGGTTTTGTTTATTCCGACTTAAATTTAGATTTAAATAACACTCCAGATATTGCCCAAACCATTGTTGTTACTTGTTTAGGACTCGGAATCGGATGCCATCTTACAGGGTTGCATACTTTAAAAATTAAAGAAACCGATAGACTGGAAGCACTTCGTATTGAACTAACAAAATTGGGAGCCAATATGTCAGTTACTAATGATAGTTTGACTTTACTGGCAACAGAAAATATTAATAAAGAGATAAGAATCGACACCTATAACGATCACCGAATGGCAATGGCATTTGCACCTTTGGGATTAAAAGTGCCAATTATCATCAATAATGCTGATGTTGTGTCAAAATCCTATCCTGATTTTTGGGATGATTTAAAAAAATTAAATTTTTTAATGATTCAAAAATGGTCATTTACATAG
- the queA gene encoding tRNA preQ1(34) S-adenosylmethionine ribosyltransferase-isomerase QueA — protein MKLSHFQFNLPKELLAEYPAENRDESRLMVIDRKKQTIEHKMFKDVIDYFDDGDVLILNNTKVFPARLYGNKEKTGARIEVFLLRELNAEQRLWDVLVDPARKIRIGNKLYFGDDDSLVAEVIDNTTSRGRTLRFLYDGSYEEFRNKLTELGETPIPKYISRDVTPEDAERYQTIYAKEEGAVAAPTAGLHFSKHLLKRLEIKGIKFAEVTLHVGLGTFNPVEVEDLSKHKMDSEELKITQEACDIVNTAKANKKRICTVGTTSMRAVESSVSSQNTLNPYDGWTNKFVFPPHDFSIPTCMITNFHTPKSTLLMMVSAFCGHDLMKRAYEEAIKEEYKFYSYGDAMLII, from the coding sequence ATGAAATTATCTCACTTTCAATTTAATTTACCAAAAGAACTTCTTGCAGAATATCCAGCCGAAAATAGAGATGAGTCTCGTTTGATGGTGATTGACCGTAAGAAACAAACGATAGAACATAAAATGTTTAAAGACGTTATCGATTATTTTGATGATGGTGATGTTTTAATATTGAATAATACTAAAGTTTTTCCAGCTCGTTTGTATGGAAACAAAGAAAAAACTGGAGCAAGAATCGAAGTGTTTTTACTTCGTGAACTTAATGCAGAACAAAGACTTTGGGATGTTTTAGTAGATCCAGCTCGTAAAATTAGAATCGGAAATAAATTATACTTCGGAGACGATGATTCATTAGTAGCCGAGGTAATTGACAATACAACTTCTCGAGGTAGAACATTGCGTTTTCTTTATGATGGTTCTTATGAAGAATTCAGAAATAAATTGACAGAACTAGGAGAAACTCCTATCCCTAAATACATTAGTCGTGATGTAACTCCAGAAGATGCAGAGCGCTACCAAACAATTTATGCCAAAGAAGAAGGTGCTGTTGCGGCTCCAACTGCTGGTTTACACTTCTCTAAACATTTGTTGAAGAGATTGGAAATCAAAGGAATTAAATTTGCCGAAGTAACACTTCACGTTGGTTTAGGAACTTTTAATCCAGTTGAAGTGGAGGATTTATCGAAACACAAAATGGATTCTGAAGAGTTGAAAATCACTCAAGAAGCCTGTGATATTGTAAATACTGCTAAGGCCAATAAAAAAAGAATTTGTACCGTAGGAACTACTTCTATGCGTGCCGTAGAAAGTTCAGTTTCATCACAAAACACCCTGAATCCTTATGATGGTTGGACAAACAAATTTGTTTTTCCTCCTCACGATTTTAGCATTCCAACGTGTATGATTACCAATTTTCACACACCAAAATCGACTTTATTAATGATGGTTTCTGCTTTCTGTGGACACGATTTAATGAAAAGAGCTTACGAGGAAGCAATCAAAGAAGAATACAAATTCTACTCTTATGGAGATGCCATGTTGATTATCTAA